The following coding sequences lie in one Pseudomonas monsensis genomic window:
- a CDS encoding putative signal transducing protein, translating into MQRIYEPENLMEGEMLKGMLASEGIEAHLVGRDLLGGTGELPIFGLLGLSVDNDQAEYARELITAYNAALPLPGDEPESFPGTLVC; encoded by the coding sequence ATGCAGCGAATCTACGAGCCGGAAAACCTGATGGAAGGCGAGATGCTCAAGGGCATGCTCGCCAGCGAAGGCATCGAGGCGCATCTGGTGGGCCGCGATTTGCTCGGCGGCACGGGGGAGTTGCCGATTTTCGGTCTGCTGGGGCTGTCGGTCGATAACGATCAGGCCGAATACGCCCGCGAGCTGATCACCGCGTACAATGCCGCGCTGCCGCTGCCCGGCGATGAACCGGAGAGCTTCCCCGGGACGCTGGTCTGTTAG
- a CDS encoding M48 family metallopeptidase: MNKTLVVSALSAALLLAGCQSVNTTSGGAVGVERKQYMFSMLSSQEVDQMYAQSYQKTVGEASSKGVLDKTSPEAKRVQAIANRLIAQAPNFRPDAAQWQWEVNLIKSDELNANCGPGGKIIFYTGLIDSLKLTDDEIAAVMGHEIAHALREHGREAMSKAYGIEMAKQGAGALLGLGQDSLALADTVANYGMTLPNSRANENEADLIGLELAARAGYNPNAAITLWNKMSKASEGAPPEFMSTHPASSSRIASLQAAIPKVMPLYNSSKQ, encoded by the coding sequence ATGAACAAGACATTGGTTGTAAGTGCACTGAGCGCAGCGCTGTTGCTGGCCGGTTGTCAGTCGGTCAACACCACCAGCGGCGGCGCCGTGGGTGTGGAGCGCAAGCAGTACATGTTCAGCATGCTGTCCTCGCAAGAGGTCGACCAGATGTATGCCCAGTCGTATCAGAAGACCGTTGGCGAGGCTTCCAGCAAAGGTGTGCTCGACAAGACCAGCCCGGAGGCCAAACGGGTGCAGGCGATTGCCAACCGCCTGATCGCCCAGGCGCCGAACTTCCGTCCGGATGCGGCGCAGTGGCAGTGGGAAGTCAATCTGATCAAGAGCGATGAGCTCAACGCCAACTGTGGGCCGGGCGGCAAGATCATTTTCTACACCGGGCTGATCGACAGCCTGAAACTGACCGACGATGAAATCGCTGCGGTCATGGGCCATGAAATCGCCCACGCCTTGCGCGAGCACGGTCGTGAAGCGATGTCCAAGGCCTATGGCATTGAAATGGCCAAGCAAGGCGCGGGTGCACTGCTCGGTCTTGGTCAGGACAGCCTGGCGCTGGCCGACACCGTGGCCAACTACGGCATGACCCTGCCCAACAGCCGCGCCAACGAAAACGAAGCCGACCTGATCGGTCTCGAGCTGGCCGCCCGCGCCGGGTACAACCCGAACGCGGCGATCACCCTGTGGAACAAGATGAGCAAGGCCTCGGAAGGCGCACCGCCGGAGTTCATGAGCACGCACCCGGCGTCGTCCAGCCGGATCGCCTCGTTGCAGGCGGCGATTCCGAAGGTCATGCCGCTTTACAACAGTAGCAAGCAGTAA
- the upp gene encoding uracil phosphoribosyltransferase, with the protein MPILEIRHPLIRHKLGLMRRADISTKNFRELAQEVGALLTYEATKDLPLESYDIPGWCGTVSVEKIAGKKITVVPILRAGIGMLEGVLSLIPGAKVSAVGVARNEETLQAHTYLEKLVPEIDERLAMIIDPMLATGSSMVATIDLLKKAGCKDIRAMVLVAAPEGIAAVEKAHPDVTIYTASIDERLNEHGYIIPGLGDAGDKIFGTKQKDA; encoded by the coding sequence ATGCCCATCCTCGAGATCCGCCATCCGCTGATCCGTCATAAACTCGGCCTGATGCGCCGTGCCGATATCAGCACCAAGAATTTCCGCGAGCTCGCTCAGGAAGTCGGCGCACTGTTGACCTATGAAGCTACAAAAGATTTGCCGCTCGAATCCTACGATATCCCGGGTTGGTGCGGCACCGTGTCGGTCGAGAAAATCGCCGGCAAGAAGATCACCGTCGTGCCGATCCTGCGCGCCGGCATCGGCATGCTCGAAGGCGTGCTGAGCCTGATCCCGGGCGCCAAGGTTTCCGCTGTGGGCGTGGCCCGCAACGAAGAAACCCTGCAAGCGCACACCTATCTGGAAAAACTGGTTCCGGAAATCGACGAACGCCTGGCAATGATCATCGACCCGATGCTCGCCACCGGCAGCTCGATGGTCGCGACCATCGACCTGCTGAAGAAAGCCGGTTGCAAGGACATCCGCGCAATGGTGCTGGTCGCCGCGCCGGAAGGTATTGCTGCCGTCGAAAAGGCTCACCCGGACGTGACCATCTACACCGCGTCCATTGATGAACGCTTGAACGAGCACGGTTACATCATTCCTGGACTTGGCGACGCCGGTGACAAGATCTTCGGCACCAAGCAGAAGGACGCGTAA
- a CDS encoding 2-hydroxyacid dehydrogenase yields the protein MTNPRRAVFLDHPSLDLGDLDLGPLRACFSDLQLFAQTLPEQVSERLHGATVAITNKIRIDAAAMAASPDLQLILITATGTNNVDLDAARDHGITVCNCQGYGTPSVAQHTIMLLLNLATRLADYQKAVAAGRWQQAKQFCLLDYPIVELEGKTLGLLGHGELGGAVARLAEAFGMRVLLGQIPGRPARPDRLPLNELLPQIDALTLHCPLNEHTRHFIGARELASMKPGAFVVNTARGGLVDEQALADALRNGHLGGAATDVLSVEPPVNGNPLLAADIPRLIVTPHNAWGSREARQRIVGQLTENAQAFFSGKALRVVS from the coding sequence ATGACGAACCCGCGCCGCGCCGTATTCCTTGATCACCCTTCACTGGATCTCGGCGATCTCGACCTTGGCCCTTTGCGTGCCTGCTTCAGTGACTTGCAACTGTTCGCCCAGACCTTGCCCGAACAAGTCAGCGAGCGCCTGCACGGCGCCACGGTAGCGATCACCAACAAAATCCGCATCGACGCCGCTGCGATGGCCGCCAGCCCGGATCTGCAGCTGATCCTGATCACCGCCACCGGCACCAATAACGTCGACCTGGACGCGGCCCGCGACCACGGCATCACGGTGTGCAACTGTCAGGGTTACGGCACGCCATCCGTGGCGCAGCACACCATCATGCTGCTGCTCAACCTCGCCACGCGCCTGGCCGATTACCAGAAAGCCGTAGCCGCCGGTCGCTGGCAGCAAGCGAAACAGTTCTGCCTGTTGGACTACCCGATCGTCGAACTGGAAGGCAAAACCCTCGGCCTGCTCGGTCACGGCGAACTCGGCGGCGCCGTCGCGCGACTGGCTGAGGCCTTTGGCATGCGCGTACTGCTCGGGCAGATTCCGGGGCGCCCTGCCCGACCGGATCGCTTGCCCCTGAACGAATTGCTGCCACAGATTGATGCCCTGACCCTGCATTGCCCGCTCAACGAACACACCCGCCACTTCATCGGTGCCCGCGAACTGGCGTCGATGAAACCCGGCGCCTTCGTGGTCAACACTGCCCGTGGCGGGCTGGTCGATGAACAAGCCCTGGCCGATGCCTTGCGCAACGGTCATCTGGGCGGTGCGGCCACCGACGTATTGAGTGTCGAGCCACCGGTCAACGGCAATCCGTTGCTGGCCGCCGACATCCCGCGTTTGATCGTCACCCCGCACAATGCCTGGGGCAGCCGCGAAGCACGGCAGCGCATCGTGGGTCAATTGACCGAAAACGCTCAGGCGTTCTTCAGCGGTAAGGCGCTGCGGGTCGTCAGTTGA
- a CDS encoding YajG family lipoprotein, with protein MLQRLLFGLITVAGLTLAGCAHSPQQLSPEPKLTTQLAPVGRGQPVIVRVVDGRPSPTLGTRGGLYPETSAITVQREQILPKLQAQAEAAVRLLGFTPTNNAPNAPQLTVTLAELKYQSPKEGMYVTEATIGATFRSDVQNANRRYSGRYGASLDQRFGMAPNQETNTKLVSDVLSDALTRLFKDPTVGQILAE; from the coding sequence ATGTTGCAACGCCTGTTGTTCGGTTTGATCACTGTGGCCGGTTTGACACTGGCCGGCTGCGCCCACAGCCCGCAACAACTGAGTCCGGAGCCGAAGCTGACCACGCAACTGGCACCGGTCGGTCGTGGCCAGCCAGTCATCGTGCGCGTGGTTGACGGTCGTCCGTCGCCAACCCTGGGCACCCGTGGCGGCCTGTACCCGGAAACCAGCGCCATCACCGTGCAGCGCGAGCAGATCCTGCCGAAGCTGCAGGCTCAGGCGGAAGCGGCCGTACGTTTGCTCGGCTTTACCCCGACCAACAACGCGCCTAACGCTCCACAACTGACCGTGACCCTGGCCGAACTGAAGTATCAATCGCCCAAAGAAGGCATGTACGTGACCGAAGCGACCATCGGTGCAACGTTCCGCTCCGACGTACAGAATGCCAATCGCCGTTACAGCGGTCGTTATGGTGCGTCGCTGGATCAGCGTTTCGGCATGGCGCCGAATCAGGAAACCAACACCAAACTGGTCAGCGACGTGTTGAGCGACGCCTTGACCCGTCTGTTCAAGGATCCGACCGTGGGCCAGATCCTCGCCGAATAA
- a CDS encoding class I SAM-dependent methyltransferase: MDPRSEVLLRQAELFQGSLLLAGLPADDLLGRLPDAFGWCWHAGDQAALDARFEGRSHFGVEIPQREFDSAVVFLPKSKDLTDYILNAVASRLAGREVFLVGEKRSGIEGASKQLNPFGKPRKLDSARHCQLWQVTVANAPEAKSLESLAQTYELPLAEGPLKVISLPGVFSHGRLDRGSALLLEHLDKLPSGHLLDFGCGAGVLGAAVKRRYPHNQVTLLDVDAFAAASSRLTLAANGLEAEVITGDGIDAAPMGLNAILSNPPFHVGVHTDYFATENLLRKAAKHLKNGGELRLVANSFLKYQPLIEEHLGVCAIKAEGNGFRIYRAKRG, encoded by the coding sequence ATGGATCCGCGCAGTGAAGTACTGCTTCGTCAGGCCGAGTTATTCCAGGGTTCGCTGTTGCTCGCCGGTTTGCCCGCCGACGATTTGCTCGGGCGCCTGCCCGATGCGTTTGGCTGGTGCTGGCACGCGGGTGATCAAGCCGCACTCGACGCGCGTTTCGAGGGTCGCAGCCATTTTGGCGTGGAGATTCCTCAGCGTGAGTTCGACAGCGCCGTGGTGTTTTTGCCCAAGTCCAAAGACCTGACCGATTACATCCTCAACGCCGTGGCCTCGCGTCTGGCCGGGCGCGAGGTGTTTCTGGTTGGCGAAAAACGCAGTGGCATCGAGGGTGCGTCCAAGCAACTCAACCCGTTTGGCAAGCCGCGCAAACTCGACAGCGCGCGACACTGCCAACTGTGGCAAGTCACCGTGGCCAACGCGCCTGAAGCCAAATCCCTGGAAAGCCTGGCCCAGACTTACGAGCTGCCACTGGCCGAAGGCCCATTGAAAGTCATCAGCCTGCCGGGGGTGTTCAGCCACGGCCGACTGGATCGCGGCAGCGCCTTGCTGCTGGAACACCTGGACAAACTGCCGAGCGGACATCTGCTCGATTTCGGTTGTGGTGCCGGTGTACTGGGCGCGGCGGTCAAGCGTCGTTACCCACACAATCAGGTCACGCTGCTGGATGTCGATGCCTTCGCCGCCGCAAGCAGTCGCCTCACCTTGGCGGCCAATGGTCTGGAAGCCGAGGTGATCACTGGCGACGGCATCGACGCTGCGCCGATGGGTTTGAACGCGATCCTGAGCAATCCGCCGTTCCATGTCGGCGTGCACACCGATTATTTCGCCACGGAGAACTTGCTGCGAAAAGCGGCGAAACATCTGAAAAACGGTGGCGAACTGCGGCTAGTTGCGAACAGCTTCCTGAAGTATCAGCCACTGATCGAAGAGCATCTGGGCGTGTGTGCGATCAAGGCCGAAGGCAATGGTTTCCGGATTTACCGGGCCAAGCGCGGCTGA
- a CDS encoding CPXCG motif-containing cysteine-rich protein, producing the protein MLESALYECPYCGEEVETTLDLSDGDQTYIEDCQVCCRPIKFVLQVHDGDWFLEVFSENE; encoded by the coding sequence ATGCTGGAAAGCGCACTGTATGAATGTCCGTATTGTGGTGAAGAGGTCGAGACGACGCTGGACCTGTCCGATGGCGATCAGACCTATATCGAGGACTGTCAGGTGTGTTGTCGACCGATCAAGTTTGTCTTGCAGGTGCACGACGGGGACTGGTTTCTGGAAGTGTTCAGCGAAAACGAATGA
- a CDS encoding hypoxanthine-guanine phosphoribosyltransferase gives MSADLEHIRQVMREADCLYTEAEVEAAIARVGAHINEQLAESNPVVFCVMNGGLIFSGKLLTHLQFPLEASYLHATRYRNETSGGDLFWKAKPEVSFIDRDVLIIDDILDEGHTLGAIIDFCKHAGARKVHTAVLIDKDHDRKARPDLKADFVGLPCVDRYIFGYGMDYKGYWRNANGIFAVKGM, from the coding sequence ATGTCCGCTGATCTCGAGCATATCCGTCAAGTCATGCGAGAGGCTGACTGCCTGTACACCGAAGCTGAAGTCGAGGCTGCCATTGCCCGCGTCGGTGCACACATCAACGAACAACTGGCCGAGAGCAACCCTGTGGTGTTCTGCGTGATGAACGGTGGCCTGATCTTCTCCGGCAAACTGCTGACTCATCTGCAGTTCCCGCTGGAAGCGTCCTACCTGCACGCGACCCGCTATCGCAATGAAACCAGCGGTGGCGACCTGTTCTGGAAAGCCAAGCCGGAAGTCTCGTTCATCGACCGCGACGTGCTGATCATCGACGACATCCTCGATGAAGGTCACACCTTGGGCGCGATCATCGACTTCTGCAAACACGCCGGCGCGCGCAAAGTGCACACCGCCGTGCTGATCGACAAGGATCACGACCGCAAGGCGCGTCCTGACCTGAAAGCCGATTTCGTCGGCCTGCCATGCGTTGACCGTTACATCTTCGGTTACGGCATGGACTACAAAGGCTACTGGCGCAACGCCAACGGGATCTTCGCCGTTAAAGGCATGTAA
- a CDS encoding TMEM165/GDT1 family protein has product MLDSLLVPTAIVALAEIGDKTQLLALILAARFRKPWPIIAGIVAATLANHAAAGAVGAWFGSFFSNATLHWILAASFTATALWTLVPDKMDDDETSTARKFGPFLTTLIAFFLAEMGDKTQVATVMLAAQYPELWLVIIGTTAGMLIANVPVVLAGNFAADKLPLTLIRRLAASAFMILAIVAVYKAMQSSGWV; this is encoded by the coding sequence ATGCTGGACTCATTACTCGTTCCCACCGCAATCGTTGCCTTGGCCGAAATCGGCGACAAGACGCAACTGCTCGCACTGATTCTCGCCGCTCGCTTTCGCAAACCCTGGCCGATCATTGCCGGTATCGTCGCCGCGACCCTGGCCAACCACGCGGCAGCCGGTGCGGTAGGTGCCTGGTTTGGCAGTTTCTTCTCGAATGCGACGCTGCACTGGATTCTCGCCGCAAGCTTTACGGCCACTGCGCTGTGGACGCTGGTTCCGGACAAGATGGATGACGATGAAACCAGCACCGCACGCAAGTTCGGGCCGTTTCTGACCACGCTGATTGCGTTTTTCCTCGCCGAAATGGGCGACAAGACTCAGGTCGCGACGGTGATGCTCGCCGCGCAATATCCGGAACTGTGGCTGGTGATTATCGGTACTACGGCGGGCATGTTGATTGCCAACGTGCCAGTGGTATTGGCGGGTAACTTTGCTGCGGACAAATTGCCGCTGACCTTGATCCGTCGCCTCGCGGCCTCGGCATTCATGATTCTGGCAATCGTGGCGGTGTACAAGGCGATGCAGAGCAGTGGCTGGGTTTAA
- a CDS encoding 1-acyl-sn-glycerol-3-phosphate acyltransferase produces the protein MGEFDAIRPYDDSEVPAVLARLLGDKAFLDILTHFRFPRFAGAFGWMLKPLIAHRLRREFADVNSVATLQDKVEFYVDHTIERATDGVTYTGVEQFKSGSAYLFIANHRDIVMDPAFVNYAVYHAGLPTPRIAIGDNLLQKPFVSDLMRLNKSFIVHRSITGRREKMAAYQLLSAYINHSIRNDCASIWIAQAEGRAKDGDDRTESAILKMFHMSRKDEPFGEVIQSLNLTPVSISYEYDPCDQAKARELYIRATTGTYAKAPGEDDVSIAKGITGYKGRVHVNFAAPITELFEDTKQLAIEMDKQILGGYRLFPVHYLAYAMWADADPQLNVPKAAEVFPADELAKAQEEWQSRLDACPEEHRPYLVLQYATPVRNQYRVKAGLPL, from the coding sequence ATGGGCGAATTCGATGCCATCCGACCTTACGACGACAGCGAAGTACCTGCGGTACTGGCACGACTGCTCGGCGACAAGGCGTTTCTAGATATCCTCACCCACTTCCGCTTCCCGCGTTTTGCCGGTGCCTTCGGCTGGATGCTCAAACCTCTTATAGCCCATCGTTTGCGTCGTGAGTTCGCCGACGTCAATTCGGTGGCCACTTTGCAGGACAAAGTCGAGTTCTACGTCGACCACACCATCGAGCGCGCCACCGACGGCGTGACCTACACCGGTGTCGAGCAATTCAAATCCGGCAGTGCCTATCTGTTTATCGCCAACCATCGTGACATCGTGATGGACCCGGCCTTCGTCAACTACGCCGTGTACCACGCCGGCCTGCCGACCCCGCGCATCGCGATTGGCGACAACCTGCTGCAAAAGCCATTCGTCAGCGACCTGATGCGTCTGAACAAGAGTTTCATCGTGCACCGTTCGATCACCGGACGTCGCGAGAAAATGGCCGCGTACCAATTGCTGTCGGCGTACATCAACCACTCGATCCGCAACGATTGCGCGTCGATCTGGATCGCGCAGGCCGAAGGCCGGGCCAAGGACGGCGACGACCGTACCGAGTCGGCGATCCTCAAGATGTTCCACATGAGCCGCAAGGACGAGCCGTTCGGCGAAGTCATCCAGTCGCTGAACCTGACCCCGGTGTCGATCAGCTACGAATACGACCCGTGCGACCAGGCCAAGGCCCGCGAGTTGTACATCCGCGCCACCACTGGCACCTACGCCAAGGCGCCGGGCGAGGATGACGTAAGCATTGCCAAGGGGATCACCGGCTACAAGGGCCGGGTGCACGTGAACTTTGCCGCGCCGATCACTGAATTGTTCGAAGACACCAAGCAATTGGCGATCGAGATGGACAAGCAGATTCTCGGCGGGTATCGCCTGTTCCCGGTGCACTACCTGGCGTATGCGATGTGGGCGGATGCCGATCCGCAACTGAACGTGCCGAAAGCCGCCGAGGTGTTCCCGGCCGATGAACTGGCCAAGGCGCAGGAAGAGTGGCAGAGCCGACTGGACGCCTGCCCTGAAGAGCACCGTCCGTATCTGGTGCTGCAATATGCGACGCCGGTGCGCAATCAGTACCGGGTCAAGGCTGGGTTGCCGTTGTAA
- a CDS encoding methyl-accepting chemotaxis protein: MAEIDQVATAVQEMTATAQDVARNATQAAQAASHADQAASQGMQIVRDTSNSIGVLALEIGKAVDVVQTLAKDSENINAILTAIRGIAEQTNLLALNAAIEAARAGEQGRGFAVVADEVRNLAQKTQKATEEIQTMIQQLQQGTRDVVRVMEDSQNRTDESVQHAAKAAEALETITQAVSVINDMNTQIASAAEEQSAVADDINRNVINIGQVANEVAGGADESSSASADLTKLAEQQRRLINQFKV; this comes from the coding sequence ATGGCCGAAATCGATCAGGTCGCCACGGCGGTGCAGGAAATGACCGCCACTGCGCAAGACGTCGCACGCAATGCCACTCAGGCCGCACAAGCCGCCAGCCATGCGGATCAGGCAGCCAGTCAGGGCATGCAGATCGTGCGCGACACGTCCAATTCGATTGGCGTACTGGCGCTGGAAATCGGCAAGGCTGTCGATGTGGTGCAGACCCTGGCCAAGGACAGCGAGAACATCAACGCCATCCTCACCGCCATTCGCGGCATCGCCGAACAGACCAACCTGCTGGCGCTGAACGCCGCCATCGAAGCGGCCCGTGCCGGCGAGCAGGGTCGTGGTTTTGCCGTGGTGGCGGACGAGGTGCGCAATCTGGCGCAGAAGACCCAGAAAGCCACCGAAGAAATCCAGACCATGATCCAGCAATTGCAACAGGGCACCCGCGATGTGGTGCGGGTCATGGAAGACAGCCAGAACCGCACCGACGAAAGTGTGCAACACGCGGCGAAAGCCGCCGAGGCGCTGGAGACGATCACCCAGGCGGTGTCGGTGATCAACGACATGAATACGCAGATTGCCAGCGCGGCGGAAGAACAGAGCGCGGTGGCCGATGACATCAACCGTAACGTGATCAATATCGGTCAGGTGGCGAATGAAGTGGCGGGGGGTGCGGATGAGTCGAGTTCAGCGAGCGCGGATTTGACCAAACTGGCGGAGCAGCAGCGGCGGTTGATCAATCAGTTCAAGGTCTGA
- a CDS encoding SOS response-associated peptidase: MCGRYALFRWNRDFAALPGFPADQQAQWNISPNDSVLMLRAEADGQRTLARARWGLTPPWLTDLSKTPAHARAETVAEQPMFREALRQRRCLLPANGFYEWRGTQRKRPFWLTPGEGSSLFFAAIWEAYPVQEQVWLSTAVITQPASSQRRPLILDEAGQAAWLDPETPLHVLQGLLASEPAALRERVLANLINDPKLNGPECLTPG; this comes from the coding sequence ATGTGTGGACGTTATGCCCTGTTTCGCTGGAACCGCGATTTCGCGGCCCTGCCCGGTTTTCCCGCCGATCAGCAGGCGCAGTGGAACATTTCCCCCAATGATTCGGTGTTGATGCTGCGGGCCGAAGCCGATGGCCAGCGCACGCTGGCCCGCGCCCGTTGGGGGCTGACGCCGCCGTGGCTGACCGACTTGTCGAAAACCCCGGCGCACGCCCGTGCGGAAACCGTGGCCGAACAACCGATGTTTCGTGAAGCCCTGCGCCAGCGCCGTTGCCTGCTGCCGGCCAACGGCTTCTACGAATGGCGCGGGACCCAGCGCAAACGGCCGTTCTGGCTGACGCCGGGGGAGGGCTCATCACTGTTTTTCGCGGCGATCTGGGAGGCCTATCCGGTGCAGGAGCAGGTCTGGTTGAGCACGGCAGTGATTACACAGCCGGCCTCGAGTCAGCGCCGGCCGTTGATTCTCGATGAGGCCGGGCAGGCGGCGTGGCTCGATCCCGAGACGCCGCTACATGTGTTGCAGGGTTTGCTGGCCAGCGAACCTGCGGCGTTGCGCGAGCGGGTGCTGGCGAATCTGATCAATGATCCCAAGCTCAACGGGCCGGAGTGTCTGACCCCGGGCTGA
- a CDS encoding PA4642 family protein: protein MRKDKKQVIGDEIGDEQIKLFLDFEPVDATSPSLHKLVKAYRGLRIDDFERFLTFFVEAGYDVDGKDEQGKTFVDLIADQRNAQDYIELINKSRT, encoded by the coding sequence ATGCGTAAAGATAAGAAACAGGTGATTGGTGACGAGATCGGCGATGAGCAGATCAAGCTGTTCCTCGATTTTGAACCGGTCGACGCCACTTCGCCGTCGCTGCACAAACTGGTCAAGGCTTACCGTGGTTTGCGCATCGACGATTTCGAGCGCTTTCTGACGTTCTTCGTTGAAGCTGGCTATGACGTGGATGGCAAGGATGAGCAGGGCAAGACCTTCGTTGATCTGATTGCCGATCAGCGTAACGCTCAGGACTATATCGAACTGATCAACAAGTCACGCACCTGA
- the mqo gene encoding malate dehydrogenase (quinone) produces MAHNEAVDVVLVGAGIMSATLAVLLKELDPAIKLEVVELMDSGAAESSNPWNNAGTGHAGLCELNYTPQAADGTVDIKKAVHINTQFEVSKQFWSYLTKKGTFGSCKSFISPVPHLSFVQGDKGVSFLKERFEVLHKHHAFADMEYTEDKAKMAEWMPLMMPGRSPDEVLAATRVMNGTDVNFGALTNQLLKHLTSAPDTQVKYCKRVTGLKRNGNGWTVSIKDVNSGSSREVDARFVFLGAGGAALPLLQASGIEESKGFGGFPISGQWLRCDNPEVVKQHQAKVYSQAAVGSPPMSVPHLDTRVVDGKKSLLFGPYAGFTTKFLKHGSFMDLPLSVRAGNIGPMLAVAKNNMDLTKYLVSEVMQSMEQRLDSLRRFYPQAKAEDWRLEVAGQRVQIIKKDPKKGGILQFGTELVAAKDGSLAALLGASPGASVTVSIMLELIEKCFPAKAKGEWAAKLAEIFPAREKVLETDAALYRKINTQNNIALELVEESSETPSFA; encoded by the coding sequence ATGGCGCATAACGAAGCAGTCGACGTAGTTCTGGTGGGGGCCGGCATCATGAGCGCCACCCTGGCAGTGCTGCTCAAAGAGCTCGACCCCGCGATCAAGCTGGAAGTCGTCGAGCTGATGGATTCCGGTGCCGCGGAGAGTTCCAACCCATGGAACAACGCCGGTACCGGCCACGCCGGCCTGTGCGAGCTGAACTACACCCCGCAGGCTGCCGACGGCACCGTCGACATCAAGAAAGCCGTGCACATCAACACCCAGTTCGAAGTGTCCAAGCAGTTCTGGTCGTACCTGACCAAAAAAGGCACCTTCGGCTCGTGCAAGTCGTTCATCAGCCCGGTGCCACACCTGAGTTTCGTCCAGGGCGACAAAGGCGTTTCCTTCCTCAAGGAGCGTTTCGAGGTTCTGCACAAGCACCACGCCTTCGCCGACATGGAGTACACCGAAGACAAGGCCAAAATGGCCGAGTGGATGCCGCTGATGATGCCGGGCCGCTCGCCGGACGAAGTCCTCGCCGCGACCCGCGTGATGAACGGCACCGACGTCAACTTCGGCGCCCTGACCAATCAGTTGCTCAAGCACCTGACCAGCGCACCCGACACGCAAGTCAAATACTGCAAGCGCGTCACCGGTCTCAAGCGTAACGGCAACGGCTGGACCGTCAGCATCAAGGACGTCAACAGCGGCAGCAGCCGTGAAGTCGACGCCAGGTTCGTCTTCCTCGGCGCCGGTGGCGCGGCGCTGCCGTTGCTGCAGGCCTCGGGCATCGAAGAGAGCAAAGGCTTCGGCGGCTTCCCGATCAGCGGCCAGTGGCTGCGTTGCGACAACCCGGAAGTGGTCAAGCAGCACCAGGCCAAGGTTTACAGCCAGGCGGCCGTGGGTTCGCCACCAATGTCCGTGCCGCACCTGGACACCCGCGTGGTCGACGGCAAGAAGTCCCTGCTGTTCGGACCATACGCCGGTTTCACCACCAAGTTCCTCAAGCACGGCTCCTTCATGGACCTGCCGCTGTCGGTTCGCGCCGGCAACATCGGGCCGATGCTGGCGGTGGCAAAAAACAACATGGACCTGACCAAGTACCTGGTCAGCGAAGTGATGCAGTCGATGGAGCAGCGTCTGGATTCCCTGCGCCGTTTCTACCCGCAGGCGAAAGCCGAAGACTGGCGCCTGGAAGTGGCCGGCCAACGGGTGCAGATCATCAAGAAAGACCCGAAAAAGGGCGGCATCCTGCAATTCGGTACCGAACTGGTCGCGGCCAAGGACGGTTCCCTCGCCGCGCTGCTCGGTGCTTCGCCAGGAGCCTCGGTGACCGTTTCGATCATGCTGGAACTGATCGAGAAATGCTTCCCGGCCAAGGCCAAGGGTGAATGGGCTGCCAAACTGGCAGAGATCTTCCCGGCCCGCGAGAAGGTTCTGGAAACCGATGCTGCGCTGTATCGCAAGATCAACACGCAGAACAACATTGCCCTGGAACTGGTTGAAGAAAGCAGCGAGACCCCAAGCTTCGCTTGA